A genomic segment from uncultured Desulfuromonas sp. encodes:
- a CDS encoding cation-translocating P-type ATPase — MQISVRHHTPQRLRVRVQGLRNNRLLGKELDVLLQQCSLPIAHQTKLRSGCLVVTHAPDRALRGELLALLKGYSAAPLATPLPNQPGCECDLVCARCHPAEKPAPSLTRQLVGVTLLTGYVVWVFIRQTILRKPVSENALSLTSGVALVAAIPLFREAWVEMRRGRHKSLFPFLSATCFLAIALGQALTALEVIWILRVGMLLEDYVARRSHRAIRDILELTEKNTFILVDGIEVEVAVDEVKQGDTVVCHTGEKIAVDGTVMRGSALVDESSVNGRSEMAARNADDSVFAGTIIRQGTLFIRAERLGEETYLCRILTMVENALANQAPAEKRADMLADRLMRLGAIAVTGTFVITLSPIRAFTVLLVLACPCATVLAASTAVSAALANAARNHILIKGGYYLEQFGEADCFCFDKTGTLTVETPQVMEIFPRTSRQHPDSLLALAAAAEMHTPHPMARAITHEAEQRGLDIPRHASCEFTIGRGVKAQIDDHSVLVGNDKWMAEHAIDIHYFKGAAAQQLELGHTLVYLARDGKAQALLTVANRVRPKTPAVLDWLRADGVHDMYLVTGDTERLARSLGESFHFRDWRADLLPEEKAAFLHQLEAQNRKVVMVGDGVNDALALADAKIGVAMGAGGAEVAIEAADIALADSDLENLVRLRQLSRKTLRTIEQNHQLAMWTNIGGVVLGAAGVLSPLMAGGLHIIHTLGILFNSSALLRWQAQGLPSPVADITDTESTHD, encoded by the coding sequence ATGCAGATCAGCGTTCGTCACCATACCCCGCAACGGCTACGCGTTCGTGTCCAGGGATTGCGGAACAATCGTCTGCTCGGCAAAGAGCTGGACGTTCTGCTGCAACAGTGCTCGTTGCCCATTGCCCATCAAACGAAACTTCGCTCGGGTTGCCTGGTGGTGACTCATGCGCCGGACAGGGCGCTGCGTGGCGAATTGTTGGCGCTATTAAAGGGTTATTCTGCCGCGCCACTGGCCACGCCGTTGCCGAATCAGCCCGGTTGCGAATGTGATCTGGTCTGCGCCCGCTGCCATCCGGCGGAAAAACCGGCCCCGTCCCTGACGCGTCAACTGGTGGGCGTGACATTGCTGACCGGCTATGTGGTGTGGGTGTTTATCCGTCAGACCATTTTGCGTAAACCGGTGTCTGAAAACGCCCTGAGTCTGACGTCCGGCGTGGCTCTGGTCGCCGCGATTCCGTTGTTTCGCGAAGCCTGGGTCGAGATGCGCCGGGGCCGCCACAAAAGCCTGTTCCCGTTTTTGTCGGCCACCTGTTTTCTGGCCATTGCCCTCGGTCAGGCGTTGACCGCGCTGGAGGTGATCTGGATTCTGCGCGTCGGCATGTTGCTTGAAGATTACGTCGCCCGCCGCTCCCATCGCGCTATCCGCGATATTCTCGAGCTGACGGAGAAAAACACCTTTATTCTGGTTGACGGCATTGAAGTGGAGGTTGCCGTCGATGAGGTCAAACAGGGTGACACCGTCGTCTGTCATACCGGGGAAAAGATCGCCGTGGACGGCACCGTTATGCGCGGCAGTGCTTTGGTCGATGAATCCTCCGTCAACGGCCGTTCGGAGATGGCAGCGCGTAACGCAGACGATTCAGTGTTCGCCGGGACCATCATCCGCCAGGGCACGTTGTTTATCCGTGCTGAACGACTTGGCGAAGAAACCTATCTGTGTCGCATTCTGACCATGGTGGAAAATGCCCTCGCCAACCAGGCCCCGGCGGAAAAGCGCGCCGACATGCTGGCCGACCGGCTGATGCGCCTGGGGGCCATTGCCGTAACCGGCACCTTTGTCATCACTCTCAGCCCCATTCGTGCTTTTACCGTGCTGCTGGTATTAGCCTGCCCGTGTGCAACGGTGCTGGCCGCGTCCACCGCCGTGTCGGCAGCGCTGGCCAATGCTGCCCGCAACCATATTTTGATCAAGGGCGGCTACTATCTGGAACAGTTCGGTGAGGCCGACTGCTTCTGCTTCGACAAAACCGGCACCCTGACCGTGGAAACGCCACAGGTGATGGAGATCTTCCCGCGTACCTCACGCCAGCACCCCGATAGCTTGCTCGCGCTGGCCGCGGCGGCTGAAATGCACACGCCGCACCCCATGGCCCGCGCCATCACCCATGAGGCCGAGCAACGCGGCTTGGATATCCCTCGACATGCCAGTTGCGAATTCACCATTGGTCGCGGTGTCAAAGCGCAAATCGACGATCACAGCGTGCTGGTCGGCAATGACAAATGGATGGCCGAGCACGCCATTGACATTCACTATTTTAAAGGGGCCGCCGCCCAACAGCTGGAACTGGGTCACACTCTGGTTTATCTGGCCCGCGACGGTAAGGCCCAAGCGTTATTGACCGTGGCCAACCGCGTGCGCCCCAAAACCCCGGCGGTGCTCGACTGGCTCCGTGCCGATGGTGTGCATGACATGTATCTGGTCACCGGCGACACCGAACGTCTGGCACGGTCGTTGGGGGAATCATTTCATTTCCGCGACTGGCGGGCTGATCTGCTGCCGGAAGAGAAGGCGGCGTTTCTCCACCAGCTTGAGGCACAAAACCGTAAGGTGGTCATGGTCGGCGATGGCGTCAACGACGCCCTGGCCTTGGCCGATGCCAAGATCGGCGTGGCCATGGGCGCGGGAGGTGCCGAGGTGGCTATTGAGGCCGCGGACATCGCCCTGGCCGACAGCGACCTGGAAAACCTGGTACGCCTGCGTCAATTGAGCCGCAAAACCTTGCGCACCATCGAGCAGAATCATCAACTGGCCATGTGGACTAATATCGGAGGCGTGGTACTGGGGGCGGCCGGAGTGCTGTCGCCGCTGATGGCCGGTGGTCTGCATATCATTCACACCTTGGGCATCCTGTTTAACTCCAGTGCGTTGTTGCGCTGGCAGGCACAAGGATTGCCGTCTCCCGTCGCCGACATCACCGACACAGAGAGTACGCATGACTGA
- a CDS encoding HMA2 domain-containing protein, whose product MTDHDKQTLINALFRIADYARIAHHIPGRIRIKMALAAKKALADLDLDDVTTDLPGIRHHRLNSKNGSVVIEYDPTIIDPQLWERLITLPEPQRPAMREELLNLWHHTPS is encoded by the coding sequence ATGACTGATCACGACAAACAAACCCTGATTAACGCCCTGTTCCGTATTGCCGATTACGCGCGCATTGCCCATCACATTCCGGGACGGATTCGCATCAAAATGGCGCTGGCCGCCAAGAAAGCCCTGGCCGATCTCGATCTGGACGATGTCACGACGGATCTGCCCGGCATTCGCCACCATCGTCTCAATAGTAAAAACGGTTCCGTGGTCATCGAATACGATCCAACGATCATTGATCCACAGCTGTGGGAACGGTTGATTACTCTGCCTGAACCGCAGCGACCAGCCATGCGCGAGGAACTGTTGAATTTGTGGCATCACACCCCATCATGA
- a CDS encoding YtxH domain-containing protein, protein MHTTPNMSQMPTMPTQESCGCSGSQPAPGVTSYGFSPASPLNGALPFGTPTQTVVQAAPGDNQFVKGALIGVGLALLLSNDRVQKGLIKGATTIFNAAQAGVEELKEKFEDMQAEMKESADK, encoded by the coding sequence ATGCATACCACGCCCAACATGTCCCAGATGCCGACCATGCCCACTCAGGAATCGTGCGGATGCTCCGGTTCGCAGCCCGCACCCGGTGTGACATCTTACGGCTTTTCCCCGGCGTCACCTTTGAACGGTGCACTGCCGTTTGGTACGCCCACGCAAACGGTCGTGCAGGCCGCGCCCGGTGATAACCAGTTCGTCAAAGGCGCGCTGATCGGTGTCGGTCTGGCTTTGTTGCTGAGTAATGACCGCGTGCAAAAGGGTCTGATCAAGGGAGCAACGACGATCTTCAATGCGGCGCAGGCCGGAGTGGAAGAGTTGAAGGAAAAATTTGAAGATATGCAGGCTGAAATGAAAGAGAGCGCGGACAAATAG
- a CDS encoding heavy metal translocating P-type ATPase has product MTAALSVLHRSRERLRLRCPALRHRHLDPLYLQALLENVPGVNRVRVNSIAASVTVWHDSDATLEQRVRALLDPLPRTVFTLPQSDRESVNPLTVAGLGVLAVLLRGVPPSIQGGISLLIALPTLLKGIDTLLDRGIKIDVLDAGAVAISLARRDYFTANMIVFLLRLGEYFEYFSQDKTSGLLRTLLRPQVDRVWVEQDGIEIELPLDQVAPGQIILCGSGEMIPIDGEVVHGEASVNQSSITGESIPVHKKAGDAILSGAVVEEGRLGIRVDTVGSETGLARINLFLQQSLRSSSDTQRHSEQLAERLVPITLGLAGVIFLLTRDIRRTAAALTVDYSCAIKLATPITVRTAMYAAAHQGALIKGAATLDRLAAVDTLVFDKTGTLTEGRLQVTDVLPLTHLSPQQLLALAASAEEHYAHPIAKAVVDHAAAQGVELLPISRVDFIVAHGVSAYVDNQQVLVGSRHFIHDDEGIDCQAASDHEQRLHGEGKSLLYIARGQRLEGVIALRDTLRKEASQVLDALKHSQRRLVVLTGDHEQTAKALHRQLPQIDAIHWQLKPQDKASLIAQLQQQGRNVAFVGDGVNDAPALVTADVGISMPSGADLARDAAQVILIQDDLHTLLHALEIADRAKRTLSEGFYAAVSGNSLFLLGALSGRIAPVTAALLHNLLTVSILGWSASRSLTFHASSEKPVSGDRS; this is encoded by the coding sequence GTGACTGCCGCGCTCAGTGTACTTCATCGCAGTCGTGAGCGGTTGCGGCTGCGATGCCCGGCGCTACGCCATCGCCACCTCGATCCGCTCTATTTGCAGGCGCTGCTGGAAAACGTGCCGGGAGTAAACCGGGTACGCGTCAACAGCATTGCCGCCAGTGTGACGGTATGGCACGACAGCGACGCCACGCTGGAGCAACGGGTGCGGGCGCTGCTCGATCCGCTGCCACGCACCGTTTTTACCCTGCCGCAGTCGGATCGGGAATCGGTCAATCCGCTGACGGTCGCCGGATTGGGTGTGCTGGCGGTATTGCTGCGCGGGGTGCCGCCGTCCATTCAGGGCGGCATCAGTCTGTTGATCGCCTTGCCCACTCTGCTTAAAGGGATCGATACCCTGCTGGATCGGGGCATTAAAATCGATGTCCTTGACGCCGGAGCCGTGGCCATCAGTCTGGCGCGTCGTGATTATTTCACCGCCAACATGATCGTCTTTTTGCTGCGCCTCGGTGAGTATTTCGAATATTTTTCCCAGGACAAAACTTCGGGTCTGCTGCGCACCCTGTTGCGGCCCCAGGTGGACCGGGTCTGGGTCGAGCAGGACGGTATCGAGATTGAGCTGCCCCTCGATCAGGTCGCGCCGGGGCAGATCATCTTGTGCGGCAGCGGTGAAATGATCCCCATCGACGGTGAGGTGGTGCACGGTGAAGCGTCCGTTAACCAGAGTTCCATTACCGGCGAATCTATTCCCGTGCATAAAAAAGCCGGTGACGCCATCCTTTCCGGTGCCGTGGTTGAAGAAGGGCGGCTAGGCATTCGTGTCGATACCGTCGGCAGTGAAACCGGTCTGGCGCGCATCAATCTGTTTTTGCAGCAGTCGCTGCGCTCGTCGTCGGACACCCAACGCCACAGTGAACAGCTGGCGGAACGGCTGGTGCCCATCACTTTGGGGTTGGCCGGGGTTATTTTTCTGTTGACCCGCGATATCCGCCGCACCGCCGCCGCGTTGACCGTCGATTACTCGTGCGCCATCAAGCTGGCGACACCGATCACCGTGCGCACAGCCATGTACGCTGCCGCCCATCAGGGCGCGCTGATTAAAGGCGCGGCCACGCTGGACCGGCTAGCCGCCGTCGACACGCTGGTGTTTGACAAAACCGGCACTCTCACCGAAGGGCGGCTTCAGGTCACCGATGTCCTGCCGTTGACGCATTTGTCACCGCAACAACTGCTGGCTCTGGCTGCCAGCGCCGAAGAACACTATGCCCATCCCATTGCCAAGGCCGTGGTCGACCACGCGGCGGCGCAGGGAGTAGAGCTGCTGCCCATCAGTCGCGTTGACTTCATCGTCGCCCACGGTGTCTCCGCCTATGTCGACAATCAACAGGTTCTGGTCGGCAGTCGTCACTTTATCCATGACGATGAGGGCATTGACTGTCAGGCTGCGTCCGATCATGAACAACGGTTGCACGGTGAGGGGAAAAGCCTGCTCTATATTGCCCGTGGCCAACGCCTTGAAGGGGTCATCGCGTTGCGTGACACGTTGCGCAAGGAGGCGTCACAAGTGCTTGATGCCCTGAAACACAGCCAACGCCGGTTGGTCGTTCTCACCGGAGACCACGAACAAACGGCCAAGGCGCTGCACCGACAACTGCCGCAGATTGACGCCATCCACTGGCAACTCAAACCCCAGGATAAAGCCTCGCTGATTGCGCAGTTGCAACAGCAGGGGCGTAACGTGGCCTTTGTCGGCGACGGCGTTAACGACGCGCCCGCTCTGGTGACGGCGGATGTCGGTATCAGCATGCCCAGTGGAGCCGACCTGGCACGCGATGCCGCCCAGGTGATTCTCATCCAGGATGATCTTCACACTCTGCTTCATGCCCTGGAGATCGCGGACCGGGCCAAGCGCACTCTGAGTGAAGGGTTTTATGCCGCGGTCAGTGGCAACAGTCTGTTTCTGCTTGGTGCCTTGAGCGGGCGGATCGCCCCGGTAACGGCGGCACTGCTGCATAACCTGCTCACCGTTTCCATTCTCGGATGGAGCGCGTCACGCAGTCTGACGTTTCACGCTTCTTCAGAAAAACCCGTATCGGGAGACCGATCATGA
- a CDS encoding FeoA family protein, translating to MTAPFPTDAPISLCDAPVDQPLLLHAIHDRRLAAQLEKIGLSANSRLTRLDETLTLRTIRVESASGQAILSGGMGLKTIIHLDDGRRLPLMDMEVGQSGHIEGTTGGRSLTQILETLGLKEDEPITLIRKLPPMEYRVRLENNQRITLSEGDAARIWGECEQSQIQFSLASAHKTFQVARLLGGHQAQQRLVKDSIQPGSDLVLESVRSVQDLCLAPEPQLVINSQDGLHLHLSQEESRHISVYVL from the coding sequence ATGACCGCGCCTTTCCCTACTGATGCCCCCATTTCACTGTGTGACGCGCCTGTGGACCAGCCGTTACTTCTCCACGCCATCCACGACCGACGACTTGCCGCGCAATTGGAAAAAATCGGTTTATCCGCCAATAGCCGTCTTACCCGTCTGGATGAAACCCTGACTCTGCGCACCATCCGTGTTGAAAGTGCGTCGGGTCAGGCCATTCTCAGCGGCGGCATGGGGTTGAAAACCATTATTCACTTGGATGATGGTCGGCGCCTGCCGTTGATGGACATGGAGGTCGGCCAGTCCGGCCACATTGAAGGCACCACCGGTGGCCGCAGCCTGACGCAGATCCTCGAAACCTTGGGACTCAAAGAGGACGAACCCATCACCCTGATCCGCAAATTGCCGCCCATGGAATACCGCGTTCGCCTGGAGAATAACCAGCGGATCACCTTGAGTGAAGGCGATGCCGCACGGATTTGGGGTGAATGTGAGCAGTCGCAGATTCAGTTTTCCCTGGCCTCGGCCCATAAAACCTTCCAGGTTGCGCGGCTGCTCGGTGGGCATCAGGCCCAGCAGCGCCTGGTCAAGGACTCCATTCAACCCGGCTCTGATCTGGTGCTGGAATCGGTGCGCAGTGTTCAGGATCTGTGTCTGGCTCCTGAGCCACAATTGGTGATCAACAGTCAGGACGGGCTGCACCTGCATTTGTCGCAGGAGGAAAGTCGGCACATCTCGGTGTATGTTCTCTGA
- a CDS encoding class II SORL domain-containing protein, with protein sequence MDSKISRRELLTKASVVSAGLALGAATAGKAQAADSAAPDTIGASIRSADFKKEKHVPVIEVPSGIVAGQPFDLTVSVGKDIPHPNTTEHFINWITVYFKAAGESRVTELAKFEFTAHGESPLGANKGPAHADPHVSARTRLAKSGTLIAVSYCNIHGLWESSTSVSVA encoded by the coding sequence ATGGACAGCAAGATTTCACGCAGAGAACTTTTGACAAAAGCTTCCGTTGTCAGTGCCGGACTCGCCCTGGGAGCGGCAACCGCCGGAAAGGCCCAGGCTGCGGATTCCGCAGCCCCAGACACCATCGGTGCCAGCATCCGCAGCGCGGATTTCAAAAAAGAAAAACACGTTCCGGTCATTGAGGTGCCATCTGGCATCGTTGCCGGGCAACCTTTTGACCTGACGGTTTCCGTGGGCAAGGACATCCCGCATCCCAACACCACCGAGCACTTTATCAACTGGATAACGGTTTATTTTAAAGCCGCCGGTGAAAGCCGGGTCACCGAACTGGCCAAATTCGAATTCACCGCCCATGGCGAATCGCCCCTTGGCGCCAACAAAGGTCCGGCCCATGCCGACCCGCACGTCTCAGCGCGCACCCGCCTCGCCAAAAGCGGGACACTGATTGCTGTCAGTTACTGCAACATCCACGGTTTATGGGAATCTTCGACCAGCGTGAGCGTCGCCTGA
- a CDS encoding tetratricopeptide repeat protein, whose protein sequence is MRRFAATCFALLIAALLIVPSTPLLASADCGGGQHPRVNHLLHKSQQLLTAQNTEAAITLLEQFTAKHPGVTDYRLHARLAELYSRQNQRQKARDAYHQALQGCDEPAWLWQNYGAVCWNLGDYAQASEAFLNAHQRGADRQCYVDGLVALSYAGHQDEAAHKLFEVLRDHVDAPVTWLEAYVQISLQSQDKKQALQPLITWETRYQDAPAYWRCRTYLYLEARDYPSAISCLRVTATLTPLSRDEQATLADLLLSADLPEQAAHHYQQLLEAVPDKRQWHEQLILSYRLAQQPQQALAALERATPYVSEVYRHRTQGELYYQLGDYAAAFRHLDELLRRQPEDGAACLLQSYCAVQLNRYRAARTCLNKALKFKEYRQEARSLLNWINAAEKS, encoded by the coding sequence ATGAGACGTTTCGCCGCTACCTGTTTTGCGCTGTTGATTGCCGCGCTGCTGATTGTGCCGTCCACGCCGCTGCTCGCATCGGCTGATTGCGGCGGCGGACAGCATCCGCGCGTCAATCACCTGCTGCATAAAAGTCAACAGCTCCTCACAGCGCAGAACACCGAGGCTGCTATCACGCTGCTGGAACAGTTCACCGCCAAGCATCCCGGTGTGACCGATTACCGGCTCCATGCCCGGCTGGCAGAACTGTACAGCCGACAAAACCAGCGGCAAAAGGCGCGCGACGCCTATCACCAGGCGTTGCAGGGCTGCGATGAACCCGCCTGGCTGTGGCAAAACTATGGTGCGGTGTGTTGGAATCTCGGCGATTACGCTCAGGCGTCCGAGGCGTTCCTCAACGCCCACCAACGCGGTGCCGACCGCCAGTGTTATGTTGACGGCCTAGTGGCCCTGAGCTATGCCGGTCACCAGGACGAAGCCGCGCACAAGCTGTTTGAGGTGCTGCGCGATCATGTTGACGCGCCCGTTACCTGGCTCGAAGCCTATGTCCAGATCAGCCTGCAATCCCAAGACAAGAAACAGGCCCTGCAACCGCTCATCACCTGGGAGACCCGTTATCAGGATGCTCCCGCATATTGGCGCTGTCGCACCTATCTGTATCTGGAAGCCCGCGATTACCCAAGCGCCATCTCCTGCCTGCGCGTCACCGCGACATTGACGCCGTTGTCCCGCGACGAGCAGGCCACCCTGGCCGACTTGCTGTTATCGGCGGACCTGCCTGAGCAGGCGGCGCACCACTACCAACAGTTGCTGGAAGCCGTCCCGGACAAGCGCCAGTGGCATGAGCAATTGATCCTCAGTTACCGTCTGGCCCAGCAGCCGCAACAGGCCCTGGCCGCTCTTGAGCGGGCAACCCCCTATGTTTCGGAGGTCTATCGCCACCGCACCCAAGGGGAACTGTACTATCAGCTGGGCGACTATGCTGCGGCCTTCCGCCACCTGGACGAACTGCTGCGTCGGCAACCGGAAGATGGTGCCGCCTGCCTATTGCAAAGCTATTGCGCCGTGCAACTCAATCGCTATCGGGCAGCCCGCACCTGTCTGAACAAGGCACTCAAATTCAAGGAATATCGTCAGGAAGCACGCTCCCTGCTGAACTGGATCAATGCGGCGGAAAAATCTTAG